TTTTGCCGCGACGAAGGCACCGGCTATCGACTACGGGCCGAGGAAATCCCTGGGTTCTCGCCCCAGCTCCAGTCGATCCTAATGCGCCTGACGGAGCCCGACCCCCGACAGCGCTACCAAACCGCCCGCGAAGCCATTGGTGCGCTGCAAGCCTGTCGGGAGAGCGGCTAGGTTTTGCAAACGGGCCCAAGTTTCGGCATCAAAAAGCCCCAAAAACTGTTGCCAGTCCCTGGGGCGATCGCGCCTTGGCTCTTTTCAAAAGTGCTCAAGACGCAAATAAACAAACGATCGAACAAAAGATCCTTTTTTCCAAAGTCTCAAAGCTGAAAATTGGCGAATTTCTCGCAGCGATTAGGGAATTGATTAAAAAAGATTTTCGCCTGGTCTTTTATGTCAAATCAGAATCCAACAATTGCAGAGATTGATTATCAGAAGGAAGATCGACAACTACTCTTCTTCTTCCCAGCTTTCAACTGCTAGGAGGTCGCTGATGGGATCTTGCATAGAAAACTCAAACTCTTCTAATTCGCGCTTCCAGTAGGACCATTCATCGCCGTAGAGAAGGGCAATTTTCCAGATGCTGTCGGAGGGCCGAACAATTTTAGACTCAACAAGTGAGCGTACTTGACGCTGAAACTTCACCATCGGGTGAATAACCTGCTGGTTCATCTCACCTCTAGCCATAATTAGGTTTTTCAAATGCTTTGAAGTCGGTAGACTTTTGCTCTCACTACTGCTGCACTTCGTAGATTTCAGCACTGCATGGAGCATCCTATTCCAGTCTCTAACGTTAGCACAAAGTTCTCAAAAAATCATCTTTAGCGCTAGTTATTAGGTTAGATTTGGAGGTTAAATTTTCTAACCCTTAGGGGATAAATCGCCCTAATAGTTGACTCGCAATTTTACGAAGAGCGGGGCTGGGCGAAAGGGTCTGGCGAAGGGCAAGGTAGCCAGCGAGGCTGAGGAGACCGGTGATCAGCCACTGCAAGCCGACTTGGAGTACCCACGAAAATCCCAGCTCCAGAAACGCCTGGGACGCCCAGGCCCCAAACGCCTCCAGGGTGAACAGCTGGCCTTGGTGCAAGACGCTGTAGACGACGGGAGTCCAGGGCAGCAGCCGCAGCGGCCTGCCGACGCGGCTTTCGAGGTACTGGCTGAGGCTGATGTCGAGCTGATCGGTGAGCTGAGCGACCAGCCAATAGTGGGCGGTGGCGATCGCGCAGCAGTCCGGATGGGCCAAATAGTCGCTGCGAACCTGGTTCAAGATGTCGCCGTCGAGGCTGAGGACGGTGCGCAGGACGATGGTGCGGGGGAGTCCGGCGGCCGTCGGTGGGCAGCCACGGGTCGCCTGCGATCGCCGCTGGACGGGGTAGCAGGTGCAAAATGTCAGCCCCGACTGCAAAAACTGGCGATCGCGATCGTCCCAGATCGCGCTCTGTCGAAGCTGGGCAATGCGCTCTCGCGAGAGTAGCAGCGTCTCCTGCTGGGCGATCGCGTTCTGGATGCGCGCCACCGCTTCGGCATCTAGATCAAACATAAACTGCCCCTCCTCACACCGGATGCAGGCTGCAATCAGGCTTAGCGGGCTAGCGGGGGCAAGGTCGTCAGCAGCAGTCGGCGCGTCGGCAACCATAAGCGGCCCCTAGGAGTTCCAGGGCAGTCGCTTTTCGGTGGCTCGTCGTCCACCGCCCACCAAGTTGTGGAGCAGGTCCACCATGAAGCCGAGCAGACCGCGCCACTGCTTTTCGCCGGCCATGACCCCTTCGTTGTGGATCTGCAAAATCACGTCCCGGTGCTCGTGGTCAAAGACCTTTTCGTGATAGCGATTGATCACGTCGCCATCGAGCTGGATGACCGTCTGCGCATAAATCATGTCGTTTTTGGCCAGCTCATCCTCAAAGTCAACCGTAAAAAGAGACTTGGCGCGGGAATTCGGCGTCGCCTGATATTCCTGGAATTGCAAATCAATAACAGCTTTGAGCTCTTTGAGCTTCCGCAGAGAGCGCAAAAACTGGGCATTATAAAATGCCGCTTCGAGCTGCTCGGCGTCGCGCGGGTCGTCTGGATTGGGGAGAGTCTGGCTCTGGCCGTGGCTGACCCACGAGGTGTACTCAATCACCAGTTTCTCGTGCAGCGATCGATAGCGCTGGCGCAGCTCTTCGGGGACTTGGCTCTCTTCGAAGAACGACTCTTGCAGGAAGTAGAGGTGCCGGTAAGCCTCAAAGGGATTGAATTTGTTGCCAGTGATTTGAGAAACCACCATGGTGTTGACTTCTAGGGCGGTGAAGTCTTTGAGGACGTCGCCGAGGGAAGTCAGAAACTGGCGCAGGCGGTCTTCTGGCTGCTTGCCCGGTGGCTCGACAGGCGTCGCGGGCCGGGTGCCAACGGGTTTTTGGGCGGGGCGACTGGTAGAACGGCTGTTGGGACGACGGTTGGTCACGGCTCTGTTTCTCCTGGCGGCCTGGGGGCGATCGCGCGAGGGTGCGCGCTGCCAATGGGTTGATGGGAGTGTACAGCAATTTTTGCCGCTGTGCAGCGCAGGTTAAAGATTTGAGAAAGCAAAGGCCTGCAAAGGCTCAATTTGGGAATTGCAGTCGCCCAAAAAACGGCGATCGCCCCAACATAAAAAGCCTTGCAGGCCCTCTCAGACTGTGCTCAAAGCGCTATCCAACCGAAGAAAACCAACCCTACGGATTGGAGGGTGGGTCAGGCTCAATGGGCGTAAAGTCGGCGAAGGGGTCCTCTTCCTCGGCAAAGGGATCATTGTCGGCGAAGGGGTCGCTTTCTAGACTCTCGGTGTTGCCCCAGTCAAGGAGCGCATTGTCTGCGTCCTCCGATCCGGTGTCGTTGGCAAACAGCGATGCCAGCGGATCGAGATCCTCGCCGATCGCCCGGTCTTCTGCGGGAGCTGCATCGGCCATCAGGTTCTCGTCAAATAGAGCGGCGATCGCCTCATCTTCATCGGGACTCCCCAACTCAGGAGGCGCTGATGCTGGCGTTTCCAGATCGAGATCTTCGAGCCCCTCAAAGGCCATCTCGTCTTCCTCGAAGCCGATCAGATCAGAGGGCGCTGTCGCTGGCGTTTCCAGATCGAGATCTTCGAGCCCCTCAAAGGCCATCTCATCACGGTCAAACTCAGGCGCTGCCGTTGGCATGCCTAGGTCGAGATCCTCTAGAGACTCTAGCTCTGGAGCTGCGTCTGATTCGCCAAAGGCATCGTCCCCAAAGACGCTGGCGTCAAAAGCACTCTCGTCAAACGCTGCGGCGTCAAAAACCTCCTCATCTAGGACGTTTTCGTCAGACGCCTGCTGGGCGAAGTCCTCGATTGCAGCTTCGTCGAGGCTCTGTGAGAAGCTTTCGTCGAGGCTCTCAGGGGCTGCTGACTCGGGCATTCCCAAATCTTCGGCAGAACTAGTGTTGAGATCTGCGAAAAAGTCCGGCGTATCGGATGGCAGTGTCTCCACCGGCTCTGACAGCTCTAGGGCAGGGGCTGAGAACTCGGGCAGCGTGTCGGTAAACAGCGCGTCTGGCTCGAAGTCGCGATCGCTCCCTTCCTCAGCCTCCCCTGTCTCGCCGCTTTCCTCGGTCGTCAGCGGAACATCCCCAAAAATGTTGTCCAAGATGGCCGTTTCGTCGCCATTGAGCTGCTCGTAGGCCTCCGGCACTGGGGGATAGCTGGTTTCTGGCATTTCGGGCTCTTCCCACAGAGAAGTCGCCAAATCGGCATCCCCTAAGTTGGCCTCTTCGTTTGCGGCGCTGGCCGTTGAGTCCAGGTTGCTCCAGGGATCTTCTAGCTCTTCCTCAACAAACCTCTGCGGCACCGAGGCGCTCTCTGAATCCGAGAAGGACGGCACAGTTTCTTCTTCGGCTCCTATGGCTTCTAGGGATGCCATGATGTCAGCGTCGGAGACTTCTTCTTCTTGCAGCTCATCGAAGGCTTCGTCTTCGTCGCTGCTCCACGGGTCGCCGATGGCGGCCGGAGCCGGGCTCCCAATGGCGCTGAGGTCAGCCATGACGCTGTCTTCGGAGACCTCTTCCTCCTCGAGTTCTTCGATCGCGTCGATCGCTGGAACTGGCTCCGCGTCCTCAGGCTCCTCGAGAGAATAAAAGTCTTCGAGGCCCGCAAAGGGCTCCTCGGCGCCCTCGCTCAGAGGTTCTTCCTCTAAGACCTCGGCGCTGGCAAAGGGGTCGAGGTCTGGAAGGTCTAGCCCTTCAAGCTCTGCTTCTTCGAGGCCCGGTTCTTCGAGTTCTGCTTCTTCAAGCTTGATATCTGCGAATTCTGCTGCGAGGTCAGGGGCCGATAGTTCTGCTGCGAGGCCAGCCGCAGACCCCTCGGGCTGGGCTGCCTCGTCCCAGCTCAGATCGGGCTCCTCGAAGTCCAGGGGGGCTTCTTCTGCGAGATCGCCCAGCAGGAGGTCGGGCGCTTCGCCAGTCTGCTCTGTGCTGCCTGGGGCCTCTTCGGGTGCGGGCAGCTCGAGCTCTGACAAGAAGCTTTCGGCGGGCAGGCCTTCGTCGGCGGGAATCTGGTTATCCCACAGAGCCGCTGGTGCAGCGGTTTCCTCAAGGGCCTCGTCTGCTAAATCTAGGTCTCCGAGTAGATCGGCGGAGGCTTCGGGCGCGCGATCGCCTTCGAAGGGCTCCAGCGCGTTCCCGTTGCTGCTGGCCGCGTCAGGAGGAGACAGAATGGCGTCGCCGAGGACCTCTGCCCCCAGCGCGACCCCAGCGCCGCCGATCGCTGCCGCCGCGATCGCCTCGGTTGTCCAGCCGCCTGCCTCTAGATCCGCCGCGTCCAGGGACGTCACCGGCGGGCCTTCGAGCTGCGCTGTCTCAAACAGACTGGGATCAAAGTCGTCAATAATCCTGGGTGGTTCGGGACTCAGGGGGCTGAGCGTCGGGCTGGCAGGGGTGGCCGCTTGAACGATGGCCTCTGGCTGCCAAGGTGTCTGCAAGGGTGCCCCACCTGGAATTTCAGGGAGGTTGGGCGAGGGACTGGTCCCAAACTGAGGCATCGGTCGTCGGGGGCGATCGCGACTCTCCAGGCGATCGCGCCAAACCGCTGCATCAAAATCTGGCTGGGCCATCTCGACCAGCATGCCAAACAGCGTGCGCAGACTCGCCAAATTTTGGCGAATAATCTCTCGGCCTTCCTGCACCTGATTTAGGTGAAAATTCTTGAGCGCCGCATACCGGCTGTTGCCCAAAAACTGACTCCCGACCTCATTTTCAATATCGCCATCCACCAAATTGATGCGGGTGCGCATCCGGTGACCGGGCCGTGCTTGGCCGCTCTCTTCCGGCGCCAGCCCCATTTGCTCGCTGGTTGCCACCCAGGTCGTAATTTCTAATTCGATCGCTTCCCCAAAAGCAATCTTAATTGCATCGCTTAGATTGCCAGATCTTAATTCTTGTTTGAAGTCGTCGCTTTTCGCCATGACGATCCCTCGGTTGAGTCAGTAGATAAAGCGCCCCGCGCTCAAAAATAAATCCCTGAAAGGTTCATCAAACCTCTCAACTAGCTATTCCATCCATTGATGGGGTCAGCGATCGGGGTTGCTGGCAAAGCGCCATTTTGAGCTTGAGGCTCTAGCAGCGGCCGATTCTCTTCGGCCCGCTGTAGCTGCTGAAGCGAATAGGTCAGGGTGCCAAAAATTTCCTGTAAGCTTTCTAGATTTTCTTGCAAAATTGCGCGACTTTCTTGAACCCAACCGAGATGAAAGTCGCGGAGTTCTTGATAGGGACCCTGCTCTAAAAACTGACTGCCAATTTCATTTTCGATGTCGCCATCTACGACGTTAATGCGGGTCCGCATGCGGGAGCCAGGCATCGCGGCGCGATCGCCCTGTTCGGGGCTCGAAACCCAGGTGGTAATTTCAAGATGAATCGCTTCGCTAAGAGCCAGTTTGAGAGCGTCGGAGAGATTGCCGTCTCGAATTTGCTGCTTAAAATCGTCGCTAGCTGCCATATCTAAAAAATTCTCCCTATCTTCAGACCAGTATTCCCACGGATTGCCCCGCGACTAGCATCAGCGTGACTGTCTGAAATATTGCTTCTCAAAGCAACCGGCGAATCTCATGCGATCTCACTGCGACTCGAGACTGCTCAGCGGTAGGATGGTTACCGAAATGTCACTCCGTTGCCCATAGGAGTCTGGAATTCATGGCGTTTTTGTCGCAGGAATCAACCCCGGAACCGATTGTCACTAGCCAGTCTATCGGCGTCGCAGTGGTCGGGACAGGCTTTGGTGAAAAAGTTCACATTCCTGGATTACAGGCTCATCCGAGGACGCAGCCGGTGGCAATTTATCATCGCGATTTGGCCAAGGCGAAGGCGATCGCGTCTAAATATGAGATTCCCTACGCCAGCGATCGCCTCGATGAAATTGTGGCGTTGCCGGAGGTGATGGGCGTGTGCATTTCCACGCCGCCGTTTTTGCACTACGAGATGGCCCGCACCGTCCTAGAGGCGGGCAAGCATCTGCTGCTCGAAAAGCCCACCACCCTGCGGGCCGAAGAGGCTCGCTGGCTGCGGGATTTGGCGCAAAAAAAGGGCCTAGCGACTGCGCTGGATTTTGAGTTTCGGTGCGTGCCGGCGTGGCAGCATTTTCATGCTCTGCTCCAAGCGGGAGTCGTCGGTACCCCGCGCCTGATCAAGATTGACTGGCTGGTGCCGGGACGCGCCGATGCCCAGCGACCCTGGAACTGGTATTCTCGCCAAGACCAGGGCGGTGGCATGTTGGGGGCGACGGGCTCCCACGTGTTTGACTATGTGCGCTGGCTGTTTGGGCCGATTCGGCGCTTGTCGGGGCGGCTGTACACGGCGATTCCGGCGCGCCCGGATCCGGTGTCTGGAGAAATGAAGGCGGTGGACGCGGATGATACCTGTGCGCTGTCCCTGGAACTGCTGGACGGTACGCCCTGCCAGGTGTCTTTGAGCTCGGTGACCTATCAGGGGCGCGGTCACTGGGTGGAGGTGTATGGCGATCGCGGCACGCTGATCTTGGGCAGCGATAACCAAAAAGACTATGTCCATGGCTTCCGCCTGTGGCAGGCCGCTGCGGGAGAGCCTTTGACGGAGGTCGAAATTCCGGCGGCGATCGCCTTTGAGACGACCTATCCCGATGGGCGCATTGCGCCCTTTGTGCGCATTCTCGATCGCTGGGTTCAGAGCATGGACCAAGGGCAGCCGGTCGCGCCCACGCTCCAAGAGGGACTCTATTCCCAGCTGATCATGGACTTGGTCCATGAGTCCCACCGGCGCGGCGTTTGGGTCGAGGTGCCTTTGGAAGACGCTCGATCTTGAGGGGATGGAACCTGAGGAGTATGGCGATCGCCCCGAAAAGCGCGATCGCCAAAAACACCTGAAAGCCGAGGCTTCCAGACTTCCAAGGTCTATTAAATCTTTGAGAACGGAGAGGGAGGGATTCGAACCCTCGTCAGGCTTGCACCTGAAGCGGTTTTCGAGACCGCCGCATTCAACCACTCTGCCACCTCTCCAACAGGAGGCTCCGCTCTTCAGTTGGGCTGTCTCACATAGAGGCAACCGGCTTCCTACGACAGGAAGCGATCGCCATTGTAACGCCCCTGGGGAGTTTCACCAAGTCCCTGCGGCAAACTGTTTTTGGTTTTAAAGCGCAGACGCCTCGACGCTGTCGCTCTCGGCGCGGCCCGCAAAACCGGCCTGGGGCGTCCATTGCAGCGCACCGTCTCGTCCCGTCCAAAAGAACGGAATATTGCTGTTTTGGAGCTGGGCGATCGTGTAGTCCGAGAGCACATTGCTAGAGGCGATCGCCAGCTTCGGGCGCAGCTGCGTGAGCAAGCTAGGCGCCAGTTCGCGCCCAGACCACCACAACACTTCCACTGGTGTCGCAGATCGGCCCTGCTCCAAGATGCGCGCCTGCTCGGTCTGGCGCAAATCTCCCAGCAGGAGCCACCGCCGATCCGCGAACCGCAGCTGCCACACCGTAGGGCTGGCCTGGAGTAGCTGCATCGTAGCGGAGTTCATTTGAATGTTGCTGCCGGGCGTCACAACCCGAACGTTTGCGAGAGTTCCGGAGCTTGGAGACGAGGGTGCTGCGGGTTTAGCGCCGCTGTAGAGCTGCTTGATCGCCACAAACTGATTGACCTGGCTCCAGCCTTCGCCCATGGCCTGAGGATCAGTGGCGATCGCCCAGTCGATCTGATTAATGCCGTTTTGCTGCAAAAAGGGCAACACCGTAAAGCGCGCCGTGTCGTCATCCCCGCTATTGATCAGGGCCACTTTGCCTTGATCTTGAATCACCATCACCGGATATCGCCCTGAGGCCAGCACCGTCACCTGGACCAGCTGCTGCTGAAGCTGCCAGATGGGAATAAAAACTGCCGCGATCGCCGCGATCGCAGCCAAAGCCCATCGCTTGCGCCACCAGGGCCACAGCCACACTACGCCAATCAGGCCGTACAAAAGCGCTAGCTGCACCAGCCCAATTTGTCCCGTTGCCCAGGCAGACCCTGGCATCTCCCCAAAAAATTTCACCAGCCCCAGCAGCCACTGAATCGGGTAATGGGTGAGGCCGGCGATCGCGCCTCCCGCTGCCGGAATCGCCAACGCCACCGCCGCACTCACAATGCCCACCGTGCTCACCACCGCCACCAGCGGGCTGACCAGCACATTCACCAGCACGCTATAGGGCGAAACCACCCCAAATTCGTACAGCTGCAGCGGAATCGTCCAAATATAGGCTGCGACCGGCACTGCCAAAATCGAGGCGATCGCGGGCGGCAGCCAATCCAGTCGCTTCACCAAAGGCGGCACCGTCACCAGCAGCCCCAGCGTCGCCAAGAAGCTCAGCTGAAAACCCAGATCCCACACCCAAATCGGCTGGAACAGCAGCAGCACCGTCGCCGCCATCAGCAGCGTTCCCAAAGATTTGGTTTTGCGTCCCAAAACCAGCGCCACCAAAGCTCCAGCGCCCATGAGCGCCGCGCGAGCCACCGACGGCTGGATGCCGGTCAGCCCCACATAGGCCAACAACATTGCTGCACCCGCGACGAACTGCACCCTGGGCCTGAGCCGCCGCGTCAAAATCAGCACCCAGCCCAGCAGCAAAGACACCTGAAAGCCAGAAGCTGCCAGCACGTGGGCCAATCCCACCTTCGCAAACTGGTCCCGAATGTCGTACGGCAAATCCACTGCCCGACTACCCAAAACCATAGAACTCACCAGTGGCCCCTCGGGGCTGCTGAGCCACTGCACCTGAGAGCGCACAATGCGCTGGCGAATCTTCCACCAGCCCCAAGAGCGCTCAGGGGTCTCTTTAGGCAGCGTGATTTGGCGACCGCTGAGGCCCGCGAAGCAATTCTGCTGCGCCAGATAAGCTCGAAAATCGAATCCACCTGGATTGGCAGCACCTGACGGCTCGTACAGGCGCCCCGTTACGCCAATGGCCTGTCCGGGATAGAGACCCGTTCCTTGCAGCAGCGGCACGGTGGTATACAGACGCCCGGAAACGGGCTGGCTGGTGGGTGTTGGCTTGCCTTCTTGGATGACCGTACTGACTTGGTTGACCTCCAGCCACAGCTGGACGCGCTGACTCCGCGTCAGCCGAGGGGGACTCTGAATTGTGCCTTGCACCGTGACCAAAGCAGATTCGTTTTTGGTGTCGGTCATCCAGCGACTGATGTCATTCGGAAGTGGCGTGGGGGTCCGCATCTGCACATAAAAATGGGCCAGCAAACCAATTAACCCCGCAACGAGCCACACGCCGGCGGGCTTCCTCAGCAAGCTGACCCGATGCCATCGTTTATTGCGGGAGGCGATCGCCAGCGCGACCCCCAAACCGAGCAACCCGTAGCCGCTCCAGCTCACCTGAGATGACAAGAGGCCCACAATAAACGCCAAACACAAGATGACCCCATTGGCGATCGCCATTTGCCTACCGCTCCCCACGCGTCTCGTCTTCCAATCATTCCCATCTCCTAAGCGAGATGCATCGTATCAGAAGAGCGGCAAACCCCAGCGCGATCGCCCGGCCCTATCGCGCAATCCTAAATGGACAAGCCTAGACGCAGGCCCAAGACGGCGTGCAAAAACAGCACACACAGCGCAATGCTGCCCAGGTAGGCATGGAAGGTTCGCAGCGTTTTGCGATCGCCCCCAAATCCCCCGAGCGACAGCGCACCATTGATCGCCAGCAAACCCAAAACCACTGACCCCGTCCAGAAATGCGGGCTCTCCAAAATCGGCTTACCCTGCATCACCAGCGACAAAACCCCGCCTGTATAGCCCGCCGCCATAAAACCAAACAGCCACGGAGCAATCTTGCGGTGATCCGCACGGCTCTTCTGGGCAGCCGCCTCATCGGCCACCACCCGGCTCCGCCAGCCAGCCAGCCCCACAAAACTCCCCATCACAAACACCACGATCGCCATCATCAACGGGTGGCCCCAGTGCACAACCGGCTCCGGCAACCCAAACCCGCGAAACCAATCTGCGATCGGCTCAAGCGCATCTCTCAAACCAGACATCCCAAAAATCCTCTCTAACTGCTCTCACAACACAAAAACAGAACCGTCAGAAATCCTGACCAACCTTGGCCCCAAAATGCTGTATCGCACCCAACATCCTGCATGGCTACCTCCAGCTATCGACCAGCATCACGCTTCAGCAGATGCCGCAGCCATCGCCTCTCGCAATAGCGGAAACCCGAGATTTTGGCGCTGCTCCAGGTAGAGCTGAGCCACTTGGCGAGCCAGACCCCGTACCCGGCCAATATACCGAGTCCGTTCAGCCACCGAGATCACACCTCGAGCATCCAGCAGATTAAACGTATGGGAGCACTTCAAAACCTGGTCATAGGCCGGCAGCACCAGCCCTTGCGACATCAGACGACATGCCTCCCGCTCATAAACCCCAAAGAGCGTAAACAGCGTCTCCGGATCCGAAGCCTCAAAGTTATAGGCCGAATTCTCAATCTCACCCTGCAAATGGACATCCCCATAGGTCAACTCATCATTCCAACGAATGTTGAAAATCGAGTCCACCTCTTGCAAATACATTGTTAAACGCTCAAGACCATAGGTGATCTCGATCGAGACAGGACGACAATCAAGGCCGCCGCACTGCTGGAAATAAGTGAACTGCGTCACCTCCATCCCATCCAGCCAGACCTCCCAGCCCACACCCCACGCACCAACCGCCGCATCCTCCCAGTTGTCCTCCACAAACCGGATGTCATGGTCCTCCGGCTTGATGCCCAGCGCCTTCAGCGAATCTAGGTATATGTCTTGAATATTTTCTGGAGACGGCTTAATCAGCACTTGGTACTGGTAGTAGTGCTGGACCCGATTAGGATTCTCGCCATAGCGCCCATCGGCCGGTCGGCGGCAGGGTTCCACATACGCTACAGACCAAGGCTCAGGCCCCAGTGCTCTCAAAAACGTATGAGGGCTTTTTGTCCCTGCTCCCTTCTCAGTGTCGTAGGGCTGCACGATTAAACAGCCGCGATCGCCCCAAAACTGGTTCAGCGTTGCAATAACCGACTGGAAATTCACATCTACGTCCATAAACACGCCCCTCTAATTCTTGCCCAAAAGCCTTATCAGTAGGGACCGACGGCTAGCCCAAAATATTTTTGCCCAACCTATTGACAGTTCATCTGAAGGTTGTTAAGTTAGTAAAGCGCTGGAGGGGGCGGTCGAGAGAGCGGCCCCAAAAGCGAGAGACTAGAACCTAGACAAGCGAATAGTTTGAGAGCCATATAGGCGGTATTTCTCGTCAAGAAAATAAGGCTAAGGCGAAGGATTCGGAAGAATCCGAGTTGAGGCCAAGAATGAGAAAGAAACCGGATGCAGTGAATAACTGAACCGGATAACTCTTTAAGTTGTGAATAACACGGAGAGTTTGATCCTGGCTCAGGATGAACGCTGGCGGCGTGCTTAACACATGCAAGTCGAACGAAGTCTTCGGACTTAGTGGCGGACGGGTGAGTAACGCGTGAGAATCTGCCCTCAGGAGGGGGATAACAGTTGGAAACGACTGCTAAGACCCCATATGCCGAAAGGTGAAATAATTTTTTGCCTGAGGATGAGCTCGCGTCTGATTAGCTAGTTGGTGAGGTAAGAGCTCACCAAGGCGACGATCAGTAGCTGGTCTGAGAGGATGATCAGCCACACTGGGACTGAGACACGGCCCAGACTCCTACGGGAGGCAGCAGTGGGGAATTTTCCGCAATGGGCGAAAGCCTGACGGAGCAACGCCGCGTGAGGGAGGAAGGCCTGTGGGTTGTAAACCTCTTTTCTCAGGGAAGAAGATCTGACGGTACCTGAGGAATCAGCATCGGCTAACTCCGTGCCAGCAGCCGCGGTAAGACGGAGGATGCAAGCGTTATCCGGAATTATTGGGCGTAAAGCGTCCGCAGGCGGCTCAGCAAGTCTGCTGTCAAAGAGCGGGGCTCAACTCCGTAAGGGCAGTGGAAACTGCTGGGCTAGAGTATGGTAGGGGCAGAGGGAATTCCCGGTGTAGCGGTGAAATGCGTAGATATCGGGAAGAACACCAGTGGCGAAAGCGCTCTGCTGGGCCATAACTGACGCTCATGGACGAAAGCTAGGGGAGCGAATGGGATTAGATACCCCAGTAGTCCTAGCCGTAAACGATGGAGACTAGGTGTTGCTTGTATCGACCCAAGCAGTGCCGTAGCTAACGCGTTAAGTCTCCCGCCTGGGGAGTACGCACGCAAGTGTGAAACTCAAAGGAATTGACGGGGGCCCGCACAAGCGGTGGAGTATGTGGTTTAATTCGATGCAACGCGAAGAACCTTACCAAGGCTTGACATGTCGCGAACCCTGCTGAAA
This genomic stretch from Geitlerinema sp. PCC 7407 harbors:
- a CDS encoding Gfo/Idh/MocA family protein, which produces MAFLSQESTPEPIVTSQSIGVAVVGTGFGEKVHIPGLQAHPRTQPVAIYHRDLAKAKAIASKYEIPYASDRLDEIVALPEVMGVCISTPPFLHYEMARTVLEAGKHLLLEKPTTLRAEEARWLRDLAQKKGLATALDFEFRCVPAWQHFHALLQAGVVGTPRLIKIDWLVPGRADAQRPWNWYSRQDQGGGMLGATGSHVFDYVRWLFGPIRRLSGRLYTAIPARPDPVSGEMKAVDADDTCALSLELLDGTPCQVSLSSVTYQGRGHWVEVYGDRGTLILGSDNQKDYVHGFRLWQAAAGEPLTEVEIPAAIAFETTYPDGRIAPFVRILDRWVQSMDQGQPVAPTLQEGLYSQLIMDLVHESHRRGVWVEVPLEDARS
- a CDS encoding ComEC/Rec2 family competence protein, producing the protein MGSGRQMAIANGVILCLAFIVGLLSSQVSWSGYGLLGLGVALAIASRNKRWHRVSLLRKPAGVWLVAGLIGLLAHFYVQMRTPTPLPNDISRWMTDTKNESALVTVQGTIQSPPRLTRSQRVQLWLEVNQVSTVIQEGKPTPTSQPVSGRLYTTVPLLQGTGLYPGQAIGVTGRLYEPSGAANPGGFDFRAYLAQQNCFAGLSGRQITLPKETPERSWGWWKIRQRIVRSQVQWLSSPEGPLVSSMVLGSRAVDLPYDIRDQFAKVGLAHVLAASGFQVSLLLGWVLILTRRLRPRVQFVAGAAMLLAYVGLTGIQPSVARAALMGAGALVALVLGRKTKSLGTLLMAATVLLLFQPIWVWDLGFQLSFLATLGLLVTVPPLVKRLDWLPPAIASILAVPVAAYIWTIPLQLYEFGVVSPYSVLVNVLVSPLVAVVSTVGIVSAAVALAIPAAGGAIAGLTHYPIQWLLGLVKFFGEMPGSAWATGQIGLVQLALLYGLIGVVWLWPWWRKRWALAAIAAIAAVFIPIWQLQQQLVQVTVLASGRYPVMVIQDQGKVALINSGDDDTARFTVLPFLQQNGINQIDWAIATDPQAMGEGWSQVNQFVAIKQLYSGAKPAAPSSPSSGTLANVRVVTPGSNIQMNSATMQLLQASPTVWQLRFADRRWLLLGDLRQTEQARILEQGRSATPVEVLWWSGRELAPSLLTQLRPKLAIASSNVLSDYTIAQLQNSNIPFFWTGRDGALQWTPQAGFAGRAESDSVEASAL
- the glyQ gene encoding glycine--tRNA ligase subunit alpha, with translation MNFQSVIATLNQFWGDRGCLIVQPYDTEKGAGTKSPHTFLRALGPEPWSVAYVEPCRRPADGRYGENPNRVQHYYQYQVLIKPSPENIQDIYLDSLKALGIKPEDHDIRFVEDNWEDAAVGAWGVGWEVWLDGMEVTQFTYFQQCGGLDCRPVSIEITYGLERLTMYLQEVDSIFNIRWNDELTYGDVHLQGEIENSAYNFEASDPETLFTLFGVYEREACRLMSQGLVLPAYDQVLKCSHTFNLLDARGVISVAERTRYIGRVRGLARQVAQLYLEQRQNLGFPLLREAMAAASAEA
- a CDS encoding DUF4079 domain-containing protein — protein: MSGLRDALEPIADWFRGFGLPEPVVHWGHPLMMAIVVFVMGSFVGLAGWRSRVVADEAAAQKSRADHRKIAPWLFGFMAAGYTGGVLSLVMQGKPILESPHFWTGSVVLGLLAINGALSLGGFGGDRKTLRTFHAYLGSIALCVLFLHAVLGLRLGLSI
- a CDS encoding DUF4327 family protein, whose translation is MNQQVIHPMVKFQRQVRSLVESKIVRPSDSIWKIALLYGDEWSYWKRELEEFEFSMQDPISDLLAVESWEEEE